TCCGGCGGTGGTCTCACTGCGTTTGCGAAAACCGTGTTTGCGTTTCGCCTTGGTTTTACTGGGTTGGAACGTCCTTTTCATCGCGATGACCTCGTCATTGTTGGCTGGCGAACAGATTGAAAGCCGAGCGGTGAAAAACATTTTTGCCATCGTTAGTCAACGGCAAAAAAAATTCGTTTCGATCACGGTGGTTTATCATTTTCGACAAAAAAGCTCTTGCCAAAAAAGGTGTGGAAAACTAAAAACCGCTCTTCTTCTTCGACAAAAAAATTTTCCGAAACGGAAATTTTTGGTCGCCGAAGAAACAGCAGGCTCTTTGGAAATTTTTTCGCCGCCGATCTTTCGCAGCCGGTTTTTCTCAAGTTAAAAACCTTTTCTCATTTTGGATCCCGACGCACCCGAAAGTGATGGCCGTTGGGAGGGGGAGAATGGATTTTCGAGGACGAAATGACAAAAGCTTTTTAACCCCCCGTGTTCGACGGATCCGTCCCGCACGATTCTTTCCGGCAAGCACCTTTGTATGACGGCGAAAAAATGCCCCCAGGCTTGGCTTAGGGGGTTTTGACGCGCTGTGTAAGGCTTGGGGCATCGGGCCCCAAATTTATCGCTAACTTTTTGGAATCACTGGTTTTCCCTGTTTTCCACAATGGTGGATAAACTTGTGGATATATCGCCGACATGAATGATACCGTCCAAAAAGTCATCGCCTCCCTTCAAACCAAGATCAGCGGACTCAACTATAACAACTGGATCAAGCCGGCCACCTTTCGGCTGGGCGATGAGCGGCGCCTGCTGATCGAGGTGCCCAACAAGTTCATCCGCGACTGGATTACCGAGAATTACCTCCATTTGATCAAATACGAGCTCTTCAAGATCACCGGCGAGGAGCATGAGATCAGCTTCAATATCGTCGAGGAGAGTCCTGCCGAAGATCCGGTGGTCGAGCCCCCGCCGGTGGAAGCCGAGACCAAGCCGGCCGGGCCCGGCGGCAAGAAGGCTCCCGAAAGCCTCAACCCCAAATACGCTTTCGATACCTTCGTGGTCGGCTCCTCCAACCAATTCGCCCATGCCGCTTCCAAGGCCGTCGCCAACCTGCCGGCCTTGGCTTACAATCCGCTCTTCATCTATGGCGGAGTCGGCTTGGGCAAGACCCACCTCC
This bacterium DNA region includes the following protein-coding sequences:
- the rpmH gene encoding 50S ribosomal protein L34, with amino-acid sequence MKRTFQPSKTKAKRKHGFRKRSETTAGQNVLKRRRAKGRKRLAKTAYKK